In a single window of the Methylococcus sp. Mc7 genome:
- a CDS encoding DUF3313 family protein encodes MRHELRGIFVLGLAAAAAGCSSLQSTSDTAKAAAVEPAPDAGFIAHPERQTKRADLPFQKVWIKPGFDKSGYRELVVAPVNTQYMMEMDWLHNLSSAAWVSDVKSDIAELGHYFHDQVVKAFKEDPKHRFKVIERAGQHKEPALRLELALIEIDPSMPVLHALSWAGPIGTGSAAGAVNQRRAAFEGRLRDLRTGEVVATFADRDMADVGPLDLTRLTWYGPAKGIMDRWAEQFVQIANRKPSEVVTDPTAFTVRPF; translated from the coding sequence ATGCGCCATGAATTACGCGGCATCTTCGTCCTGGGTCTCGCTGCAGCCGCCGCTGGTTGTTCGAGTCTCCAGTCGACCTCCGACACCGCCAAGGCGGCGGCGGTCGAACCGGCACCCGATGCCGGCTTCATCGCCCATCCCGAACGCCAGACCAAACGCGCGGATCTGCCGTTCCAGAAAGTCTGGATCAAGCCCGGATTCGACAAAAGCGGCTACCGGGAGCTGGTGGTCGCACCGGTGAACACCCAGTACATGATGGAAATGGACTGGCTGCACAACCTGAGTTCGGCGGCATGGGTCAGCGACGTCAAATCCGATATCGCGGAACTGGGCCACTATTTTCACGACCAGGTCGTGAAAGCGTTCAAAGAGGATCCCAAACACCGTTTCAAGGTCATCGAGCGCGCGGGCCAGCACAAGGAGCCGGCTCTGCGCCTGGAACTCGCGTTGATCGAGATCGACCCATCCATGCCGGTGCTGCACGCCCTCAGCTGGGCCGGACCGATCGGCACCGGCAGCGCGGCGGGCGCCGTCAATCAGCGCCGGGCCGCCTTCGAGGGCCGGTTGCGCGACCTGCGGACCGGCGAGGTGGTCGCGACCTTCGCCGACCGCGACATGGCGGATGTCGGCCCGCTGGACCTGACCCGCCTGACCTGGTACGGCCCCGCCAAGGGCATCATGGACCGCTGGGCCGAGCAGTTCGTGCAGATCGCCAACCGCAAGCCCAGCGAGGTGGTCACCGATCCCACGGCCTTCACCGTGCGGCCTTTCTGA
- the glgX gene encoding glycogen debranching protein GlgX → MNTGVVQKGSSAPLGATVRDGGVNFSVFSKSATLVELLLFDDENAAKPVRIIALDPRRHRTYHYWHAFVPDLEPGQVYAYRAHGCFAPDQGLRFDGEKVLLDPYGLAVAVPDAYNRNAASRPGGNAAVAMKSVVADPGRYDWQGDVPPRRPFAETVIYELHVRGFTRDPSSGIASEKRGTYSGLIEKIPYLKDLGITAVELLPVFQFDPQDAPQGRVNYWGYQPVSFFAPHHAYGSRKGPLDVLDEFRDMVKALHRAGIEVILDVVFNHTTEGGQDGPTLCHRGLANDFYYILEKDKSRYADYTGCGNTLNANQPIVRRLIQDSLRYWVTQMHVDGFRFDLAAILSRDEAGHPLPNPPVLWDIESDPLLAGTKLIAEAWDAAGLYQVGSFVGDTWQEWNGRFRDDVRRFLRGDKGTVSSLASRLLGSPDIYGHEEREAEQSVNFVTCHDGFTLNDLVSYNEKHNEANGEDNRDGANDNLSWNCGAEGPSDDAAIEALRNRQVKNFHALELLAAGTPMLLMGDEVRRSQRGNNNAYCQDNEISWFDWSLLERHADIHRFVRQLNAFRHRRDVVAEQDRFSLNELLRRAQIHWHGVALDRPDWSEDSHTLAFTLRSVHARFLFHGMLNAYWEPLAFELPPVPAESRQTWRRCIDTALASPDDINSWEKAPLVGQATYVVKPRSVVLLALALQEAT, encoded by the coding sequence ATGAACACCGGGGTTGTCCAAAAGGGGTCGAGCGCGCCTCTTGGCGCCACCGTTCGTGACGGCGGCGTCAATTTCAGCGTGTTTTCAAAGAGCGCCACCCTCGTCGAGCTATTACTGTTCGACGATGAGAATGCCGCGAAGCCGGTAAGGATCATCGCGCTCGATCCTCGCCGGCACCGTACCTATCACTACTGGCATGCCTTTGTCCCGGACCTCGAGCCGGGGCAGGTCTACGCGTACCGGGCCCATGGGTGCTTTGCGCCGGACCAGGGCTTGCGATTCGATGGCGAGAAGGTTCTCCTCGATCCTTATGGTCTCGCCGTAGCGGTCCCCGACGCCTACAACCGAAACGCCGCGAGCCGGCCCGGCGGCAATGCGGCGGTGGCGATGAAAAGCGTCGTGGCCGACCCCGGCCGCTATGACTGGCAAGGCGACGTGCCGCCGAGGCGGCCCTTCGCGGAGACGGTGATCTACGAACTGCACGTCCGCGGCTTCACTCGCGATCCCAGTTCGGGCATCGCCTCCGAAAAGCGAGGGACCTACTCCGGGTTGATCGAAAAGATTCCCTACCTGAAGGATCTGGGGATCACCGCCGTCGAGCTGTTGCCGGTGTTTCAGTTCGACCCGCAGGACGCTCCGCAAGGCCGCGTGAACTACTGGGGCTACCAGCCGGTCTCCTTTTTTGCGCCGCATCACGCCTACGGTTCGCGGAAGGGACCCCTCGATGTGCTCGATGAGTTTCGCGACATGGTCAAGGCTCTTCATCGCGCCGGCATCGAAGTCATCCTCGATGTGGTCTTCAATCATACGACGGAAGGCGGCCAGGACGGGCCGACCTTGTGCCATCGCGGCCTGGCCAATGACTTCTATTACATTCTCGAAAAGGATAAATCGCGGTACGCCGACTACACCGGCTGTGGCAACACGCTGAACGCCAACCAGCCGATTGTACGCCGGCTGATCCAGGACAGCCTGCGCTACTGGGTCACGCAGATGCACGTCGATGGCTTCCGTTTCGATCTCGCGGCGATCCTGTCGCGCGACGAGGCGGGTCATCCGCTGCCAAACCCGCCGGTACTCTGGGACATCGAGTCAGATCCCCTGTTGGCGGGCACCAAATTGATCGCGGAAGCCTGGGATGCCGCGGGACTCTATCAGGTCGGAAGTTTCGTCGGCGATACCTGGCAGGAATGGAACGGCCGTTTCCGCGACGACGTGCGACGGTTCCTGAGGGGCGACAAGGGTACGGTATCCTCCCTGGCCTCGCGCTTGCTGGGCAGTCCGGACATCTACGGCCACGAGGAACGAGAAGCCGAACAAAGCGTGAATTTCGTCACCTGTCATGACGGCTTCACTCTCAACGACCTGGTTTCCTATAACGAAAAGCACAACGAGGCCAACGGCGAGGACAATCGCGACGGCGCGAACGACAACCTGAGTTGGAACTGTGGCGCGGAGGGCCCGAGCGACGACGCGGCGATCGAAGCGCTGCGCAACCGCCAGGTGAAGAATTTTCATGCCCTGGAGTTGCTGGCAGCCGGCACTCCGATGCTGCTCATGGGTGACGAGGTGCGCCGATCCCAGCGAGGCAATAACAATGCCTATTGCCAGGACAACGAGATCAGCTGGTTCGACTGGAGCCTATTGGAACGACATGCCGACATCCACCGGTTCGTCCGGCAGCTCAATGCCTTTCGGCATCGCCGCGATGTGGTCGCGGAACAAGACCGGTTCAGTCTCAATGAACTCTTGCGCCGGGCGCAGATCCACTGGCATGGCGTGGCGCTCGACCGCCCGGACTGGAGCGAGGACTCGCACACCCTCGCTTTCACGTTGCGCAGCGTGCATGCCCGTTTTCTCTTCCACGGGATGCTCAACGCCTATTGGGAACCCTTGGCGTTCGAATTACCCCCCGTGCCTGCAGAAAGCCGGCAAACCTGGCGGCGCTGTATCGACACCGCCCTTGCTTCACCCGACGATATCAACTCTTGGGAAAAGGCGCCGTTGGTAGGGCAGGCCACGTATGTAGTGAAGCCACGCTCGGTGGTCCTGCTCGCGCTGGCGCTTCAAGAGGCCACTTAA